Genomic DNA from Bacteroides zhangwenhongii:
ACCTGTCCCTTCACGTGCACTTCATAATGGAGATGCGGCCCGGTACTCTTTCCCGTACTACCCACTTTTCCAATCACCTCTCCACGCACCACCTTCTTTCCGACTTTCGTATTAAACCCCTGCAAGTGAGCATATCGAGTGAGATATCCGAAGCCATGATCAATCTCAATGGTATTGCCATATCCGGTTTCCCACCCTACCTTTACCACAGTTCCGTCTCCGGTAGCATATACATCCGTTCCCGGATGAGCGGAAAAGTCCATTCCCGCATGAAACTTCGTCGTACCGTAAATAGGATCAATACGTGTACCATAACCGGAAGCCGTCTGACGAAGGTCCTTATTGGAAATAGGCTGAATGGCGGGAATACATTTCAACATTTCATCATGATTCTTGCACATATCCACCACATCATCAAAAGATTTCGATTGGATATAGAGCCGTTTGGATAGAACGTCCAACTTCTGAGTAGTATTCACCACCAGTTTCGCATTCGCTAAGTCCAT
This window encodes:
- a CDS encoding M23 family metallopeptidase → MRKVYYIYNPQTQTYDRIYPTVRQRALSILRRLFYGMGLGAGCFIVLLLIFGSPSEKELRIENSRLLAQYNVLSRRLDDAMGVLQDIQQRDDNLYRVILQADPVSPAIRQAGYGGTNRYEELMDLANAKLVVNTTQKLDVLSKRLYIQSKSFDDVVDMCKNHDEMLKCIPAIQPISNKDLRQTASGYGTRIDPIYGTTKFHAGMDFSAHPGTDVYATGDGTVVKVGWETGYGNTIEIDHGFGYLTRYAHLQGFNTKVGKKVVRGEVIGKVGSTGKSTGPHLHYEVHVKGQVVNPVNYYFMDLSAEDYEKMIQLAANHGKVFD